One Streptomyces dangxiongensis genomic window, CCGCACCCCGCAGGAGTTCGGACCGCTGATCAACGCGGTGTCGATGCCGTCGATGCTGCTGTCCGGGCTGATGCTCCCGATGTCCCTGGCGCCGGGCTGGCTGGACGTGCTCTCGCACCTCGTGCCGTTCCGCTATCTGGTGGACGCGGTCCGCGACGCCTACGTCGGCCGGTACGCGACCACGCACATGCTCCACGGCGTCCTGGTCGCCGTCGGGTTCTCGGTACTGGCCGTGACGGTGGGCACACGGCTGTTCCGGACGGCCGGGGCCTAACTACGCTGGCCGCATGGTCAATCTGACACGCATCTACACCAGGACCGGCGACCAGGGCACCACCAGCCTCGGCGACATGAGCCGGGTGCCCAAGACGGACCTCCGCATCTCCGCGTACGCGGACACCAACGAGGCCAACGCGGTCATCGGCACCGCGATCGCCCTGGGCGGGCTGCACGAGGAGATCGTCACGGTCCTCACCCGCGTCCAGAACGACCTGTTCGACGTGGGTGCGGACCTGTCGACGCCGGTGGTGGAGAACCCGCGGTTCCCGCCGCTCAGGGTGGAGCAGTTCTACGTCGACAAGCTGGAGGCGGACTGCGACCGCTTCAACGAACGGCTGGAGAAGCTGCGTTCCTTCATCCTGCCCGGGGGCACCGCGGGTGCCGCCCTGCTCCACCAGGCGTGCACGGTCGTACGGCGGGCCGAGCGCTCCACATGGGCGGCCCTGGAGGTGCACGGCGAGACGATGAACCCGCTCACCGCGACCTACCTGAACCGCCTCTCGGACCTGCTGTTCATTCTGGCCCGCAGTGCCAACCGCGAGGTCGGCGACGTGCTGTGGGTGCCGGGCGGGGAGCGTTAGCCCTCTTTCCCGCGGCCCGGCCGGACGCCGGTACGGTCAGGAGCCGGTCCGGCCGTCCGCCAGCTCGCGCAGGATGTCGAGGTGGCCGTTGTGCCGGGCCGTCTCCTCGATGAGATGCAGCACGATCCAGCGCAGGTCGAACACGCTGCCGTCGTCCCGCTTGCGCCGGGCCTTGGTGGCCAGGTCGTGCGCGGCGATCAGCTCGTTGTGCCTCGCGGACTCCTCGGCGTACTCGCCGAGCAGCCGGGAGAGCGGGATGTCGACGGCGACGCGCATCTCGCGGTCGGGGTCCTCGTCGGTCCAGGGGCCCTCGTCCTCCTGACCGAGGAAGATGACCCGGAACCAGTAGTACTCGACCCAGCGCAGATGGTTGATCAGCCCGCTCATGGTCATCAGCGGCGAGCCGGGGAGCGGAGCCTTACGGGCGTCCTCGTCGGAGAGTTCCTCGCACTTGGCGCGCGCGGTGGCGCGGACGTAGTCGAGGAAGGTGGTCAGCTGTGTGCGCTCGTCCCAGGCGGGAGGCGTGTCGGTGCGTGTCATCGCGGGAATGATCCACCGGCGCCCGCCTCGGTGTCGACAGGATTTGCGGCGGCCCCGTCCCGGGGCTCCCGCTTCGGGAACAGCGTGTAGCTGACGGCGATGACCAGGTTGACGGCGATCAGCCACAGCATGCGCTCCTGCCACGCCCGCAGCACGCCGGTGTCGCCGTCGGGGCCGACGTACCGGACGGCGCATTCGAGGAGGGCGAGGGCGACGGCCGAGGACAGGATCCAGCGGCCCGCGGTCCTCCATTCGTGGACGGTGCGCGCCCGGCCGTACCTCGGGGCCCTGGCCGGGCGCCGGCCGCCGGCGAAGCGGTGGGCCGCCCAGGCGTCCGCCCACCTGAGGGTGGCCGGGCCGAGGCCGACCGTGAAGCCGACGTAGACGGCGGCGAGGCCGTGCCGCCAGTCGGGTCCGGCGCCGTTCCTGAGGTCCGTCGCGGTGGCGACGAGGAGCACGACCTCCAGGAGCGGCTCGCACAGCAGCAGCGCCAGGCCGGTGCGCGGCATCCGCACCACGTACCGGACGGCCAGTCCGGCCGCCAGCAGCACCCAGAACGCCACCTCGGCGGCGGCCACCAGTGCGACGATCATGACGTGCTCCCCTCGTCCACCCCTCCAGGGTCCCGTGCCCGCGGCACCGGTTCCGTCGTCGGCGCGGACGAGGCCGCCGTAAGCGAAAGTCGCAGTGCGGCACCCTCCCCGGGGAGCAGGCGCACCGCCGCCCGGCCGTGTTGGATGAGGACCATGGCCCGCGCACTCCCCCGACCGCACCGCGACGACCTGCGCATCGCCGTGGGCGGACTGGCCGGCGGAGTGCTGTTCTGGGCGCTGGGAACGCACCCGCGTCCCGATACGGACCCCGTCGTGCTGTGGCACCCGGCGTGGGCCCCGCTGGTGCCGCTGGCGGTGACCGTCGTCTGCGAGCTGCTGCGGCGCGTCCGGCCCCGGACCGGCCTGCTCGTCGGCACGGCCGCGCTGACCCTGGACACGGTGACCGAGGGCAGTCTCGTCACCGTGGTGCTGTACACGGACCTGGTGTACGCGGCCGTGCTGTACGGCACCGCGGCCTCGGCCCGCCGGATCCCCTGGATCACCGGGCTGTGCACGGTGCTCGGCGGGGTCGTGCCCGCCACCCTCTGGCGCGATCCGCAGGGCCTGCTGATCGGCGTCGCCATCGGTGTGGTGGCGTTCGCGCCCGCCACCACCGGCTGGGTGGTGCGCGACCACCGCGACGCCGCCGAGGCCGCCCGGCTGCGTGCCGAACAGACCGCGCTGCTCGCGGAGATGGACCGCGCGCAGGCGGTCACCGCTGAACGGGTCCGGGTGGCACGCGAGTTGCACGACATGGTCGCCAACCACCTGTCGGCCATCGCCATCCACTCCACGGCGGCGCTGTCGATCGGCGACCCGGAGACCGCGCGGGACGCCCTGGCCGTCGTCCGGGAGAACAGTGTGGCGGGCCTGGCCGAGATGCGCCGGCTGATCGGCATCCTGCGCGACGACTCCGGCGACCGGGCGCCCGCCGCGTCCCCCACCCTCGACGGTCTGGCCGCGCTGGTCTCCGCCGCCCGGGCCAACGGCCTGGACGTCCGGCTCGACGCCGGGCGCACCGAAGTGCCCACGCCGGTCGAACTGGCCGCCTACCGCATCGTGCAGGAGTCGCTGACGAACGCCCTGAAGCACGGCACCCAGGGGCGCGTCCACGTCGCTCTGCGGCAGCGGGACGGGATGCTGGACATCCGGGTGACCAGCCCCTGCCGGCCCGGCGACCCGCCTCGCGCCCCGGGCTCGGGCTCCGGGCTCACCGGGATGCGGGAGCGCGCCGCGCTGCTCGGCGGGCGTTGCGAGGCGGGCCCCGAGAGCGGGCGGTGGGCCGTACGCGCCACGCTTCCGCTCACCGGGGGAGATTCCGCGTGATCCGGGTCCTGGTCGCCGAGGACCAGTCCGCCGTCCGCGCCGGGCTCGTCCTGATCCTGCGCAGCGCGCCGGACATCGACGTGGTCGCGGAGGCGGAGGACGGTGAGCGGGCGGTCCGGCTGGCGGGGGAGCTGCGGCCGGACGTCGTCCTGATGGATGTGCAGCTGCCCCGGCTGGACGGGGTGTCGGCGACCCGGCGGATCGTCGCGGAAGGGTTCGCGGACGTGCTCGTGCTGACCACGTTCGACCTGGACGAGTACGTGTTCGGGGCGTTGCGGGCGGGCGCGGCCGGATTCCTGCTGAAGGACGCCGAGGCGCGGGACCTGCTGGAGGCGGTGCGGACGGTGGCGCGCGGGGAGGGGATCGTGGCGCCGGCCGTGACGCGCCGGCTGATCGCCGAGTTCGCGGCGGCTCCGGTGCGGGGGGCGCGGTCCGGCCCGGCGGTGCTGGAGGGGCTCACCCGGCGGGAACGGGAGGTGCTGGGCTGTATCGGTGAGGGCCTGTCGAACGCGCGGATCGGGGCACGGCTGGACATGGCGGAGGGCACGGTGAAGACGCACGTCAGCCGGTTGCTGGCGAAGCTGGGGCTGCGCAGCCGGGTGCAAGCGGCGGTTCTGGCCGTGGAGTTGGGGCTCCATCGGGACGACTCCTGAATGGTCCAGACCTATTGACGAGTGGTCCAGACCTTTCTACTCTCGCAGCACTCGGGCATGGAGGCTCAGTCATGCCCCTGACACCCCCGACGACGAGGGAGGCGCAGCATGCGCTTCAGACACAGAGCCGCGGCAGGGTTCGCGACCCTGTCGCTCCCGCTGGCCGGCCTGGTCGGCCTCGCGAGCCCCGCCCAGGCCGCGAGCAACGCCACCGCCACCTACACCAAGACCAGCGACTGGGGCACCGGCTTCGGTGGCCAGTGGACCATCAAGAACACCGGCAGCTCCAGCATCAGCTCCTGGACCGTCGAGTGGGACTTCCCCTCCGGTACGTCCGTCACCTCCTCCTGGGACGCGGACGTCACCAACTCCGGAACCCACTGGACCGCGAAGAACAAGTCCTACAACGGCAGCATCGGCCCCGGCGCCTCGATCTCCTTCGGCTTCAACGGCGCGGGCTCCGGCTCCCCGTCCAACTGCAAGCTGAACGGCGACAGTTGCGACGGCACGACGGTCCCCGGTGACGCGGCACCCTCCGCGCCCGGCACCCCCACCGCCTCCTCCGTCACCGACACCTCGGTGAAGCTCGGCTGGGGCGCGGCCACCGACGACAAGGGCGTCAAGAACTACGACGTCCTGCGCGACGGCAAGGTCGTCGGCACGGTCACCACCACGTCGTACACCGACAGCGGTCTGACCGCCGGCACCGACTACTCCTACACCGTGCAGGCCCGCGACACCGCCAACCAGACCGGACCGGTCAGCGGCGCCGTCAAGGTGCACACCACCGGCGGCGGCGGCACTCCCCCGCCCACCGGTGACAAGGTCAAGCTCGGTTACTTCACCGAGTGGGGCATCTACGGCCGGAACTACAACGTCAAGAACCTGGTGACGTCCGGCTCCGCGGCCAAGATCACGCACATCAACTACGCCTTCGGCAACGTCACCGGCGGCAAGTGCGCGATCGGCGACTCCTACGCCGACTACGACAAGGCCTTCACCGCCGACCAGTCGGTCAGCGGCGTCGCCGACACCTGGGACCAGCCGCTGCGCGGCAACTTCAACCAGCTCCGCGAGCTGAAGGCCAAGTATCCGAAAATCAAGGTGCTGTGGTCCTTCGGCGGCTGGACCTGGTCCGGCGGCTTCGCGGACGCGGCCAAGAACCCGGCGGCCTTCGCCCAGTCCTGCTACGACCTGGTGGAGGACCCTCGCTGGGCCGATGTCTTCGACGGCATCGACATCGACTGGGAGTACCCGAACGCCTGCGGTCTGACCTGTGACACCAGCGGGGCGGCGGCCTACAGGAACCTGATGTCCGCCCTGCGCGCCAAGTTCGGGTCCAACAACCTGATCACCGCGGCCACCACCGCCGACGGTTCCGCCGGCGGCAAGATCGAGGCCGCCGACTACGCGGGCGCCGCCCAGTACGTCGACTGGTACAACGTGATGACGTACGACTTCTTCGGCGCCTGGGACGCGAAGGGCCCGACCGCCCCGCACTCCCCGCTCACCTCGTACTCCGGCATCCCCAAGGAGGGCTTCACCACCGCCGACGCGCTGGCCAAGTTCAAGGCGATCGGCGTCCCCGCGAAGAAACTGCTCATCGGCATCGGCTTCTACGGCCGCGGCTGGACCGGCGTCACCCAGGACGCCCCGGGCGGTACGGCCACGGGCCCGGCGGCCGGCACCTACGAGCAGGGCATCGAGGACTACAAGGTCCTCAAGTCGTCCTGCCCGGCCACCGGCACCGTCGCCGGCACGGCCTACGCCCACTGCGGCAGCAACTGGTGGTCGTACGACACCCCCGCCACCATCAAGTCGAAGATGGCCTGGGCCAACAGCCAGGGCCTCGGCGGCGCGTTCTTCTGGGAGTTCAGCGGTGACACCAGCGACGGTGAACTGGTGAGCGCCATCAGCAACAACCTGTAGAAGCGAACTGCACCCCGCCCTTCACCCTCCCCCGGCCTTCGTCCGGGGGAGGGTGAACGCGGCTACGCCACATTCACCCTCTGTCCGGGTGGGGCCGCTTCCAGCCACGCGAGAAATCCGGTCAGCGCGTCTTCGCTCATGGCGAGTTCGAGGTGCGCGCCCCGGTGCGCACAGGCCAGCACCACCGCGTCGGACAGCAGCGCCAGCTCCTCCTCGCCCTCGGGCAGCCGGCGGCCGGCCACCTCGATCTGCGCGCGCTCCAGGACGCGGCGCGGGCGGACGGCGTAGGAGAAGACCCGGTACCACTCGATGCGGTCACCGTTGTAGCGGGCGACGCCGTAGCTCCAGCCCTTACCGCCCGCGTCCGGCTCCTCGGGTACGTCCCAGCGCAGCGAACAGTCGAACGTACCGCCGGAACGCTGGATCAGCCTGCGGCGCAGCCCGAACAGGAACAACCCCACCGCCAGGAGCGCGACCACGATCCCGCACACAGTCAGAGCGAGGACCATCGGCACCGACCTCCTCGTCTCTCAGGCAGTGGCACCGCCGGTGTCACTGAGTAATGAAACGGAAAAAACATCCACATCTGCCTCAGCCGCGACCGGCACCGGATTGCTCCGGGCCGGCCGCGGCTGAGTGACGTCAACGTACAGCGCGGCTGGTTCAGCGCGCCGCCGCCGCGCGCAGTCGGACGTCCGCGCGGCGCTCGGCACCGGCGTCGCCCTCCGCCTTCGCGCGCTCCAGCTCACGCTCCGTGCGCTGGACATCGATCTCGTCCGACAGCTCGGCGATCTCGGCCAGCAGCGACAGCTTGTCGTCCGCGAACGAGATGAAACCGCCGTGCACCGCGGCGACGACCGTTCCGCCTTCACTCGTACGGATGGTCACCGGGCCCGACTCCAGCACACCGAGCAGCGGCTGGTGACCGGGCATGACGCCGATGTCGCCGGACGTGGTGCGCGCGACGACCAGGGTGGCCTCGCCGGACCAGACCTGACGGTCGGCGGCGACCAGCTCGACGTGCAGCTCAGCAGCCAAGGGTGGCTCCTCGGGTCACCACCCGGCGGTAGTGCCGGGTGTTGGGGTCAATTCTAGTAGGCGTGGATGAGGGGGCGGGACTCGCCCGCCCCCTCACGCGAGCACGAGGCTCAGGAGACGCCCAGCTCCTTGGCGTTGGCCTTGAGGTCCTCAAGGCCACCGCACATGAAGAACGCCTGCTCGGGGAAGTGGTCGTAGTCGCCGTCGCAGATCGCGTTGAACGCGGCGATCGACTCGTCGAGCGGCACGTCCGAGCCGTCCACGCCGGTGAACTGCTTGGCGACGTGGGTGTTCTGGGACAGGAAGCGCTCCACACGACGGGCACGGTGGACGACGAGCTTGTCCTCCTCGCCCAGCTCGTCGATACCGAGGATCGCGATGATGTCCTGGAGGTCCTTGTACTTCTGGAGGATCGTCTTCACGCGCATGGCCGCGTTGTAGTGATCCGCCGTGATGTAACGCGGGTCCAGGATCCGGGACGTGGAGTCCAGCGGGTCCACGGCCGGGTAGATGCCCTTCTCGGAGATCGGACGGGAGAGAACCGTCGTCGCGTCGAGGTGGGCGAAGGTGGTGGCCGGGGCCGGGTCGGTCAGGTCGTCCGCGGGGACGTAGATCGCCTGCATCGAGGTGATCGAGTGACCGCGGGTCGAGGTGATGCGCTCCTGGAGGAGGCCCATCTCGTCGGCCAGGTTCGGCTGGTAGCCCACCGCGGACGGCATACGGCCGAGCAGCGTGGAGACCTCGGAACCGGCCTGCGTGAAGCGGAAGATGTTGTCGATGAAGAACAGCACGTCCTGCTTCTGGACGTCACGGAAGTACTCGGCCATGGTCAGGCCGGCCAGCGCGACGCGCAGACGGGTGCCCGGGGGCTCGTCCATCTGACCGAAGACCAGCGCGGTCTTGTCGATGACGCCCGAGTCGGTCATCTCCTCGATGAGGTCGTTGCCCTCACGGGTGCGCTCACCGACACCGGCGAACACGGAGACACCGTCGTGGTTGTTGGCGACACGGTAGATCATCTCCTGGATGAGCACCGTCTTGCCGACGCCGGCACCGCCGAACAGACCGATCTTGCCGCCCTTGACGTACGGGGTGAGCAGGTCGATGACCTTGACGCCCGTCTCGAACATCTCGGTCTTCGACTCGAGCTCGTCGAAGTTCGGGGCCTTGCGGTGGATCGGCCAGCGCTCGCCGGTGTAGGTCTCGTCGACGTTCAGCACCTCACCGAGGGTGTTGAACACCTTGCCCTTGGTGAAGTCGCCGACCGGCACCGAGATGGGGGCGCCGGTGTCGAAGACCGGGGCCTGGCGGACCAGACCGTCGGTCGGCTGCATGGAGATGGTGCGGACCAGGCCGTCACCCAGGTGCTGGGCGACTTCGAGGGTCAGCGTCTTCTTCTCGCCGGCGTTGGCCGGGTCGGCCACCTCGACGTGCAGCGCCTGGTAGATGTCCGGCATCGCGTCGACGGGGAACTCCACGTCGACGACCGGGCCGATGACCCGGGCGACGCGGCCCGTAGCCGTCGCGGTCTCAACAGTGGTGGTCATTTATCGGTCACTCCCCGCGGTCGCGTCGGCCAGGGCACTGGCGCCACCGACGATCTCGCTGATTTCCTGGGTGATTTCGGCCTGGCGGGCCGCGTTGGCAAGGCGGGACAGCGTGTTGATCAGCTCGCCCGCGTTGTCGGTGGCCGACTTCATCGCGCGCCGCGTGGCGGCGTGCTTCGAAGCGGCCGACTGGAGCAGCGCGTTGTAGATACGGCTCTCGACGTAGCGCGGCAGCAGGGCGTCGAGGACGTCCTCCGCCGACGGCTCGAAGTCGTACAGCGGCAGGATCTCGCCCTGGGGGGCGCTCTCCTGCGCGACCTCGTCGAGACGCAGCGGCAGCAGCCGGGCGCCGAGCGCCGTCTGCGTCATCATCGAGACGAACTCGGTGAAGACGATGTGGAGTTCGTCCACACCACCCTCGGCCGTGTCCTTCTCGATCGCCTCGATCAGAGGCGCCGCCACCTTCTTGGCGTCCGCGTACGTCGGCTCGTCGGTGAACCCGCTCCACGACTCCGCGATCTTGCGCTCACGGAAGTTGTAGTGGGCGGCACCGCGCCGGCCGACGATGTACGTGTCGACCTGCTTGCCCTCGCGCTCCAGGCGCTCGGTCAGTTGCTCCGCCGCCTTGATGGCATTGGAGTTGAAGGCGCCGGCGAGACCGCGGTCGCTCGTGAGGAGGAGGACCGCGGCGCGGGCCGGGTTCTCCGTCTCCGTGGTGAGCGGATGCCTGGTGTTGGAACCCGTACCGACCGCCGTGACCGCGCGCGTCAGCTCGGTCGCGTACGGCGTGGAGGCCGCCACCTTGCGCTGCGCCTTGACGACGCGCGAGGCGGCGATCATCTCCATCGCCTTGGTGATCTTCTTGGTCGCGGTGACGGATCGGATGCGACGCTTGTAGACCCGGAGCTGGGCTCCCATGAGTCAGGTCCTTCCTTACGTCACTTGGCGGCAGCGGCAGGAGTGTCCTCGCCGAGCAGCCTGCCGTCCGAGGTCTCGAACTGCTTCTTGAACTCCACGATGGCGTCCGCGATGGCCGTGAGCGTGTCGTCGGACATCTTGCCGCCCTCGCGGATGGAGGTCATGAGGCCCTGCTCCTTGCGGTGCAGGTACTCCAGCAGCTCCTTCTCGAAGCGGCGGATGTCGGCGACCGGCACCTCGTCCATCCGGCCGGTGGTGCCGGCCCACACGGAGACGACCTGGTCCTCGGTGGACATCGGCTGGTACTGGTCCTGCTTCAGCAGCTCGACCATGCGCTGACCGCGCTCTAGCTGCGACTTCGAGGCCGCGTCCAGGTCGGAACCGAAGGCGGCGAACGCCTCCAGCTCACGGAACTGGGCGAGGTCGACACGCAGACGGCCGGAGACCTGCTTCATCGCCTTGTGCTGCGCGGAACCGCCGACTCGGGAGACGGAGATACCGACGTTCAGCGCGGGGCGCTGACCGGCGTTGAAGAGGTCCGACTCCAGGAAGCACTGGCCGTCGGTGATGGAGATGACGTTGGTCGGGATGAACGCCGAGACGTCGTTGGCCTTCGTCTCGACGATCGGCAGACCGGTCATCGAGCCGGCGCCCTCGTCGTCGGAGAGCTTGGCGCAGCGCTCCAGCAGACGCGAGTGCAGGTAGAAGACGTCACCCGGGTAGGCCTCACGGCCCGGCGGGCGGCGCAGCAGCAGCGACACGGCGCGGTAGGCGTCGGCCTGCTTCGACAGGTCGTCGAAGATGATCAGGACGTGCTTGCCCTGGTACATCCAGTGCTGGCCGATGGCCGAACCGGTGTACGGCGCCAGGTACTTGAAGCCGGCCGGGTCGGACGCCGGGGCGGCGACGATGGTCGTGTACTCCAGGGCGCCGTTCTCCTCCAGCGCGCGGCGCACGCCGGCGATGGTGGAGCCCTTCTGGCCGATGGCGACGTAGATGCAGCGGACCTGCTTCTTCGGGTCGCCCGAGCGCCAGTTGTCGCGCTGGTTGATGATCGTGTCGACGGCCAGGGCGGTCTTGCCGGTCTGGCGGTCGCCGATGATCAGCTGACGCTGACCACGGCCGATCGGGGTCATCGCGTCGACGGCCTTGTAGCCCGTCTCCATCGGCTCGTGCACCGACTTGCGCTGCATGACCGTGGGGGCCTGCAGCTCGAGGGCGCGGCGGCCGTCGGTCTCGACCTCGCCGAGGCCGTCGATCGGGTTGCCGAGCGGGTCGACGACGCGGCCGAGGTAGCCCTCGCCGACCGCCACGGAGAGGATCTCACCGGTGCGGTGCACCGGCTGCCCCTCCTCGATACCGCTGAACTCGCCGAGGACGACCGCACCGATCTCGCGCTCTTCCAGGTTCAGCGCGAGACCGAGGGATCCGTCCTCGAACTTCAGCAGTTCGTTCGCCATGGCCGAGGGCAGGCCCTCGATCTTGGCGATACCGTCGCCGGCGACGGTGACCGTACCGACCTCCTCGCGCGAGGCCGCGTCCGGCTTGTACGACTGGACGAAGTTCTCCAGCGCGTCCCGGATCTCCTCCGGCCGGATCGTGAGCTCCGCCATCTGGGTTCCCTGCTCTCCTTGTTGGGCCCGAAGTTTCACTTTGGGGGGGTGGGGACTCCCCCCAACAGGAGGTGAATCCTCTGCACGGCCCAACCAGGGCCGTAATTACGTCTTGCTTTTCTGGAAATGCCGAGGTGTTGCTAGCTCGCCATGCGGCGGGCGGCCTCGTCCAGCCGGTCCGCGATCGAGCCGTTGATGACCTCGTCACCGACCTGCACCCGCATGCCTCCGACGACCTCGGGGTCGACGTCGAGGTTCAGGTGCATCCGGCGCCCGTAGAGCTTGGTCAGGGCGGCGCCGAGGCGCTCCTTCTGTCCGTCGCTCAGGGGCACCGCCGAGGTGACGACGGCGACCATGCGGTTCCGGCGCTCCGCGGCCAGCCTGGACAGGGACTCCAGTCCCGACTCCAGGCTACGTCCACGCGGCGCGGTGGCGAGGCGCGTCACCAGACGCTCGGTGACCGGCTGGGCCCGCCCGCCGAGGAGCCGGTGCAGCAGCTCGGTCTTGGCCGGGGCTCCGGCGGCGCGGTCGGTGAGCGCGGCGCGCAGCCCGGTGGCGGAGGAGACGATCCGGCCGAACCGGAACAGCTCGTCCTCGACGTCGTCGAGGGTGCCCGACTTCTCCGCGGCCGTGAGGTCGGCGATGCTCGCCAGCTCCTCGACCGCGTCCACCAGGTCGCGGGTCTGCGACCAGCGGGACCGGGCCAGCCCGGACACCAGGTCGGCGGTGGTGCCGCTGACCTGGCCCCCGATCAGACGCTGGACTAGCTGCGCCTTCGCCTCTCCGGGCTGAGCCGGGTCGGTGAGGGCCCGGCGCAGGCCGGCCTCGCGGTCGAGCAGCGCGGTGACGGCCGCCAGCTCGTCGGCGAGCTGCGCGGCGTCCACGGCCGTGGAGTCCGTCAGCGCGTCGAGACGCCCACGGGCGGCTGCCAGGGCCTCGCGGCTCGCTCCGTTCATCGCGTGGCCTCGGCCTTCTCCTCGAGCTGGTCGAGGAAGCGGTCGATCACACGGCTCTGCCGGGCGTGGTCCTCGAGGGACTCGCCGACGAGCTTGCCGGCCAGGTCGGTGGCGAGCTTGCCGACGTCCTGGCGCAGCGCGGACGCGGCGGCCTTGCGGTCGGCCTCGATCTGCGCGTGACCGGCGGCGACGATCTCCTCGCGCTGCCGCTGACCCTCGGCCCGCATCTCGGCGATGAGCACGGCACCCTGCTCCTGCGCCTCCTGGCGCAGGCGCGCGGCCTCGTGCCGGGCCTCGGCGAGCTGGGCCTTGTACTGCTCGAGGACGCTCTGGGCCTCGGTCTGTGCGGCCTCGGCCTTCTCGATACCGCCCTCGATGGCCTCGCGACGCTCTTCCAGGACCTTGTTGATGGTCGGGAGGAACTTCTTGGCGAGGAAGAAGAAGACGATGGCGAAAGCGATCAGGCCGATGACGAGCTCTGGGATCTCGGGGATCAGAGGGTTCTGGGCCTCTTCAGCCGCCTGCTGTACCAGGGCGTTCACATCAGTGCCTTCCGTCTAAGGGAGTTGCGTCGAAACGCGCTTCAGCTGCGGAAGAGGAAGCCCATGACGATGCCGATCAGCGCCAGAGCCTCACAGAACGCGAAACCCATGATCTGGTTGGCGCGGATCAGACCGGCCGCCTCGGGCTGGCGGGCCAGCGCCTGGGTGCCGTTGCCGAAGATGATGCCGACGCCGATACCGGGGCCGATCGCGGCGAGGCCGTAGCCGATCGAACCGAGGTTGCCGGTGAGGCCGGAGGCGGCGAGGGTCTGGAGAGCGGACATGCCGGTTCTTCCTTCTCTTCTTTACAGAGACCGGTGGGGGTTGGCCACCGGACGGTCGGTTGGACAGGGAGAGCGAGGAGGCTCAGTGGTGTTCGGCGAGAGCACCCTGAACGTAGTTGCAGGCGAGGAGTACGAAGACGTACGCCTGCACGGCCTGGATGAAGAGCTCGAACGCGGTGAGGAGGATGGTCATCACGAACGAGGCGCCGGCGTAGACGATGCCCACGCCGTTCAGCAGGTACCAACTGCCGATGCTGAAGGTCAGCAGGAGCAGGTGACCGGCGAACATGTTCGCGAAGAGTCGTACCGCGTGGGTGAACGGCCGGATCACCACGTTCGAGAAGAAGTCGATCACGACGATCACGGGCAGCACGGCGCCGAGCGACTTGTC contains:
- a CDS encoding cob(I)yrinic acid a,c-diamide adenosyltransferase; amino-acid sequence: MVNLTRIYTRTGDQGTTSLGDMSRVPKTDLRISAYADTNEANAVIGTAIALGGLHEEIVTVLTRVQNDLFDVGADLSTPVVENPRFPPLRVEQFYVDKLEADCDRFNERLEKLRSFILPGGTAGAALLHQACTVVRRAERSTWAALEVHGETMNPLTATYLNRLSDLLFILARSANREVGDVLWVPGGER
- a CDS encoding DinB family protein is translated as MTRTDTPPAWDERTQLTTFLDYVRATARAKCEELSDEDARKAPLPGSPLMTMSGLINHLRWVEYYWFRVIFLGQEDEGPWTDEDPDREMRVAVDIPLSRLLGEYAEESARHNELIAAHDLATKARRKRDDGSVFDLRWIVLHLIEETARHNGHLDILRELADGRTGS
- a CDS encoding sensor histidine kinase, yielding MARALPRPHRDDLRIAVGGLAGGVLFWALGTHPRPDTDPVVLWHPAWAPLVPLAVTVVCELLRRVRPRTGLLVGTAALTLDTVTEGSLVTVVLYTDLVYAAVLYGTAASARRIPWITGLCTVLGGVVPATLWRDPQGLLIGVAIGVVAFAPATTGWVVRDHRDAAEAARLRAEQTALLAEMDRAQAVTAERVRVARELHDMVANHLSAIAIHSTAALSIGDPETARDALAVVRENSVAGLAEMRRLIGILRDDSGDRAPAASPTLDGLAALVSAARANGLDVRLDAGRTEVPTPVELAAYRIVQESLTNALKHGTQGRVHVALRQRDGMLDIRVTSPCRPGDPPRAPGSGSGLTGMRERAALLGGRCEAGPESGRWAVRATLPLTGGDSA
- a CDS encoding response regulator, which codes for MIRVLVAEDQSAVRAGLVLILRSAPDIDVVAEAEDGERAVRLAGELRPDVVLMDVQLPRLDGVSATRRIVAEGFADVLVLTTFDLDEYVFGALRAGAAGFLLKDAEARDLLEAVRTVARGEGIVAPAVTRRLIAEFAAAPVRGARSGPAVLEGLTRREREVLGCIGEGLSNARIGARLDMAEGTVKTHVSRLLAKLGLRSRVQAAVLAVELGLHRDDS
- a CDS encoding glycoside hydrolase family 18 chitinase; the protein is MRFRHRAAAGFATLSLPLAGLVGLASPAQAASNATATYTKTSDWGTGFGGQWTIKNTGSSSISSWTVEWDFPSGTSVTSSWDADVTNSGTHWTAKNKSYNGSIGPGASISFGFNGAGSGSPSNCKLNGDSCDGTTVPGDAAPSAPGTPTASSVTDTSVKLGWGAATDDKGVKNYDVLRDGKVVGTVTTTSYTDSGLTAGTDYSYTVQARDTANQTGPVSGAVKVHTTGGGGTPPPTGDKVKLGYFTEWGIYGRNYNVKNLVTSGSAAKITHINYAFGNVTGGKCAIGDSYADYDKAFTADQSVSGVADTWDQPLRGNFNQLRELKAKYPKIKVLWSFGGWTWSGGFADAAKNPAAFAQSCYDLVEDPRWADVFDGIDIDWEYPNACGLTCDTSGAAAYRNLMSALRAKFGSNNLITAATTADGSAGGKIEAADYAGAAQYVDWYNVMTYDFFGAWDAKGPTAPHSPLTSYSGIPKEGFTTADALAKFKAIGVPAKKLLIGIGFYGRGWTGVTQDAPGGTATGPAAGTYEQGIEDYKVLKSSCPATGTVAGTAYAHCGSNWWSYDTPATIKSKMAWANSQGLGGAFFWEFSGDTSDGELVSAISNNL
- a CDS encoding DUF2550 domain-containing protein, whose product is MVLALTVCGIVVALLAVGLFLFGLRRRLIQRSGGTFDCSLRWDVPEEPDAGGKGWSYGVARYNGDRIEWYRVFSYAVRPRRVLERAQIEVAGRRLPEGEEELALLSDAVVLACAHRGAHLELAMSEDALTGFLAWLEAAPPGQRVNVA
- a CDS encoding F0F1 ATP synthase subunit epsilon, encoding MAAELHVELVAADRQVWSGEATLVVARTTSGDIGVMPGHQPLLGVLESGPVTIRTSEGGTVVAAVHGGFISFADDKLSLLAEIAELSDEIDVQRTERELERAKAEGDAGAERRADVRLRAAAAR
- the atpD gene encoding F0F1 ATP synthase subunit beta, which translates into the protein MTTTVETATATGRVARVIGPVVDVEFPVDAMPDIYQALHVEVADPANAGEKKTLTLEVAQHLGDGLVRTISMQPTDGLVRQAPVFDTGAPISVPVGDFTKGKVFNTLGEVLNVDETYTGERWPIHRKAPNFDELESKTEMFETGVKVIDLLTPYVKGGKIGLFGGAGVGKTVLIQEMIYRVANNHDGVSVFAGVGERTREGNDLIEEMTDSGVIDKTALVFGQMDEPPGTRLRVALAGLTMAEYFRDVQKQDVLFFIDNIFRFTQAGSEVSTLLGRMPSAVGYQPNLADEMGLLQERITSTRGHSITSMQAIYVPADDLTDPAPATTFAHLDATTVLSRPISEKGIYPAVDPLDSTSRILDPRYITADHYNAAMRVKTILQKYKDLQDIIAILGIDELGEEDKLVVHRARRVERFLSQNTHVAKQFTGVDGSDVPLDESIAAFNAICDGDYDHFPEQAFFMCGGLEDLKANAKELGVS